Sequence from the Burkholderia stabilis genome:
TTTGCGCAGGCCGACGCCACGGCGCCCGAGCGGGGGCTGACCCGCGCGGAAGTCATCGCCCAGCTCAAGCAGGCCTATCTCGACGGCCAACTGCCGACGAACGACGGCAACTATCCGCCGAGCGCCGAAACGCGCGCACGCAACCGCGAACTCGTGCAGGCCGCGAACCCCGCATGGCTTGCCCAGACGCCGCAGGCACCGCAAACGGCGGCGCAGCAGTAACCGCGCGGCCCGGCCGATACGCTGCGCCGACGCGCAATCAGGGCAGGAAGCTGCGGCGCCGCGCGTCGATCAACTCGACGAGCAGCCGGTCGCGCTCGGCCGCCAGCTCCTGCATCGAACGCTCGCCCTGGATCTCGCGTAATGCTTCGTTCAGCTTGCGATCGACTTCCGGATCGAACGACGGCGTGCCGAGGTCGTCCCACCAGCTCGTGATCGGCCCCGACAGGTGTTCGAGGAAGTGCGCGATCCCGCCCGCGCCACCGCCGAGGTGATAGGTCAGGCACTGCCCCATCAGCCCCCAGCGCAGGCCCGGGCCCCATGCAACGGCCTTGTCCGCATCGGCCACGCTCACGACGCCTTCGCCGACGAGGTGATACACCTCGCGGAACAGCGCGGCCGCGAGCCGGTTCGCGACGTGGCCGGTCATCTCCTTGTTCAGGACGATCGTCTGCTTGCCGAGTGCATCGTAGAAAGCCTTCACGCGCGCGATCACGTCCTTGCCGGTCGCATCGCCGCCGACCAGCTCGACGAGCGGAATCAGGTGCGGCGGGTTGAACGGATGCGCGATCAGGCAGCGCTCCGGATGTTTCGCGCACGCGGTCTGGATGTCCGACATCTTCAGTCCCGACGAACTCGACGCGATCGGCACATGCGCGGGCAGCACGTCGTCCATTTGCTGGTACAGCGCGCGCTTCAGGTCGAGCCGTTCGGGGCCGTTTTCCTGCACGAAATCGACACCGTCGAGCGCGCGGGAAAGATCAGCGTCGAACGACAGCCGCGCGGAAAGTTCGGCCGCCCGTTCGCCGAGAAACGCGACAAGCGTGTCGCGCAGCCGCGCCTCGGCTTGCGGCGCCGGATCGGTCGCGACGACGTCGAAGCCCTGCGCCAGATAGAAAGCCGCCCAGCTCGCGCCGATCACGCCGGCGCCGACGATCGCGATACGTCGAATGTCCATGGTTGTCCCGTCTCGTTGGTCTGTTGAATTCGCAACGATTGTCGCATCGAATCGCACGGACACGCGTTGACGCAA
This genomic interval carries:
- a CDS encoding DUF4148 domain-containing protein, with amino-acid sequence MNFLRFAVATAAAALLSPAFAQADATAPERGLTRAEVIAQLKQAYLDGQLPTNDGNYPPSAETRARNRELVQAANPAWLAQTPQAPQTAAQQ
- a CDS encoding 3-hydroxyacyl-CoA dehydrogenase NAD-binding domain-containing protein — its product is MDIRRIAIVGAGVIGASWAAFYLAQGFDVVATDPAPQAEARLRDTLVAFLGERAAELSARLSFDADLSRALDGVDFVQENGPERLDLKRALYQQMDDVLPAHVPIASSSSGLKMSDIQTACAKHPERCLIAHPFNPPHLIPLVELVGGDATGKDVIARVKAFYDALGKQTIVLNKEMTGHVANRLAAALFREVYHLVGEGVVSVADADKAVAWGPGLRWGLMGQCLTYHLGGGAGGIAHFLEHLSGPITSWWDDLGTPSFDPEVDRKLNEALREIQGERSMQELAAERDRLLVELIDARRRSFLP